AGAGATTGGCTCACAGAGTTGATACTTTTTGAAAATACAGAATCTGTGGAACTAAATTTTTCTCCATTTAGGTACCATGTATATGTCAATACATCTTTATCAGGATCAATAGCATCCACTACAGCTCTGAATGTATGTGGAAGTACACTTTCTGTTTTGTCTACTTTGATTTTATTGATGCGCGGCACCCTGTTTTCAGGCGCATAGTTAACTCTTGAAAGTCCCGAATCACTATTTTTTAAAAACCATCCTTTTCCATATTCCAATATATAAATCTGGCCATCGTCTGCCATCTCTATATCAATGATATTATTAAATTTATATTCTTCCAAAAATGGTTCTATAACATTATCGGAGGCTACATCAACCAATTTTATCCAGTCACGTATCCAGTCATAAATGAGCAATTTCCCACTGAAATATGTGGGCAGTTTGGTCTTGCTTTGATACAAGTCTTCATAGTAAACCGGACCAGCCATAGCATTGCGTCCACCACTGCCCAGCATAGGGAATTCGTCTGACTTGTCGTAAGGGTAGTATATCAAGGCGGGTACTGCAGGTGGTAACTCTTTTAATCCGGTATTGACTCTCGATTCATTGATCGGCTTAGCAGGGTCATATTTGACCCCTGAAATACCGGTATCGTAATCGTACATGTTGTAAGCATAATTATTCCCTACAAATAAAGGCCAACCGAAATTTCCGGGAGCTTTGGCTTGATTTATTTCGTCATATCCTCTTGGTCCACGACTATCACTATTTGTACCTGCATCCGTACCTACTTCTCCCCAGTACAAGTAGCTGTTTTTTTTTATCCACCGATATCCTATAGGGATTCCGGTTTCCCATGACATAAATTTCCGGCCTTGCTTTAGGGTTTCCGGGCTTAAAAAGATTATCTTCCGGTATAGAAAACGTAGCATCGGGGTTTCTTTTTAATCGTAAAATTTTCCCGCGTAAATCATTGGTGTTGGCCGAAGAGCGTCTGGCGTCATACTGCTCAAATCCCGGTCTGTCATCCTGAGGTGCATACCCGTTATTTACATATTTCTGATCTAATTGATCAAAGGGTGTGGCATTATCTCCGGTACTCAGAAAAAGATATTGCCCATCCCCTGAAAAAGCAACAGAACCGCCTGTATGGCAACATATTTCTCTCTCCGACTCTACTTCGAGCACCGCTACCTCCGATGCCATATGTAGAGAATCACCTTTAAAAACAAACCTTGATAGCCTGTTGACAGGTTTGTCCACTGCCGCATAAAAAAGGTAGACATAATTGTTTTTGGCAAATTCAGGATCTTTTGTCAATCCCATAAGTCCTTCTTCTACATTGACTCCTTTTTTTTTTGACTGGTGATAGACATCCAGTTTTCCTACTTCAGTAATTTTTTTTTGTGACTCACTGTATAGCATCACTTCGCCTCTACGTTGTGCTATCAATACATCTTTGTTGGGTAAGATGGTCATTTCTGTAGGTTCAAATAACTGTCCTTGGATCAACCTTTCCAAGGTTAATCTGTCGTTTTCAGGTCTTATAGGTGCTTTCGCTTTTTTATAATTTCTTTTGTTTTTGCCTACGGCCCACTTTATGCCGCCTAAAACGTG
The sequence above is drawn from the Saprospiraceae bacterium genome and encodes:
- a CDS encoding ThuA domain-containing protein; amino-acid sequence: MNKVIFLLIFCCFLFSCTKKEVKILVFTKTQTFRHQSIEAGVAAIFKLGLENGITIDTTSDSEKFNEENLKKYSALLFMHSTGELFDAGQKNAFQRYIQAGGGWVGIHAACDAEYHWPWFNKLAGAYFMSHPKQQKAKLIVMDQTHESTRHLNKEWARFDEWYDFKSMNPDVKVLIQIDETSYEGGKNGKNHPMAWYHEYDGGRAWYTGLGHTNESFQEEAFLQHVLGGIKWAVGKNKRNYKKAKAPIRPENDRLTLERLIQGQLFEPTEMTILPNKDVLIAQRRGEVMLYSESQKKITEVGKLDVYHQSKKKGVNVEEGLMGLTKDPEFAKNNYVYLFYAAVDKPVNRLSRFVFKGDSLHMASEVAVLEVESEREICCHTGGSVAFSGDGQYLFLSTGDNATPFDQLDQKYVNNGYAPQDDRPGFEQYDARRSSANTNDLRGKILRLKRNPDATFSIPEDNLFKPGNPKARPEIYVMGNRNPYRISVDKKKQLLVLGRSRYGCRYK